A section of the Bacillus sp. HSf4 genome encodes:
- a CDS encoding SA1362 family protein: MKQRVHPVSALIMAFGIFGFAYFAFTSPGQLLQYLLVFAAVGAIIYFVIRRISNRAMGSEGAAFKKAAKQSNRRFQDHKKRSSKGRVNHLRSVPSINKSKPVLVKKKSQTQLTVIEGKKSKKKNRAFF, encoded by the coding sequence ATGAAGCAACGCGTACATCCTGTCTCAGCTTTAATTATGGCGTTTGGAATTTTTGGCTTTGCCTATTTTGCCTTCACAAGTCCAGGCCAGCTGCTGCAATACCTGCTCGTGTTTGCTGCAGTCGGCGCGATCATCTACTTTGTGATCAGGCGTATTTCCAATCGTGCTATGGGCAGTGAAGGAGCCGCTTTTAAAAAGGCAGCCAAACAATCCAACAGGCGTTTTCAGGACCATAAAAAACGCTCCTCAAAAGGCCGTGTCAATCATCTTAGAAGCGTGCCTTCTATCAATAAATCAAAGCCTGTACTGGTCAAGAAAAAAAGCCAGACGCAGCTGACAGTGATTGAAGGCAAAAAAAGCAAAAAGAAAAACAGGGCTTTCTTTTAA
- a CDS encoding patatin-like phospholipase family protein has protein sequence MYIDGVFSGGGMKGIALAGAYETLEKRGFRFKRLAGTSAGSIIASFIAAGYTSQEIRRMLEELNEGDLLDPRFSFLPLKLLQWVSIYWRLGLYKGDKLENWISAKLKEKGISVFGDFEKGKLKVIASDLTNGKMLVLPDDLHRYGLNPDRFSVARAVRMSCSIPYFFEPVKLKSSAGISTVVDGGVLSNFPIWLFTAEKKRPVLGVTLMPNEKERPKKTINNAFELFGALFETMKEAHDARHISTKHERNVIFLPVEEVLSTEFALSAEKKLALIELGKKRTELFLKQWTY, from the coding sequence ATGTACATAGACGGGGTTTTTTCAGGCGGCGGAATGAAAGGCATCGCACTGGCAGGGGCATATGAAACGCTTGAAAAACGGGGCTTCCGTTTTAAGAGACTGGCCGGAACAAGCGCCGGCTCAATTATTGCATCGTTTATTGCAGCCGGGTATACGAGTCAAGAGATCCGCAGAATGTTGGAGGAACTAAATGAAGGCGATCTTCTTGATCCGCGTTTTTCGTTTTTGCCTTTAAAGCTGCTGCAGTGGGTCTCGATTTATTGGCGGTTAGGGTTATATAAAGGAGATAAATTAGAAAACTGGATTTCCGCGAAATTAAAAGAGAAAGGCATTTCCGTGTTCGGCGATTTTGAAAAGGGAAAGCTCAAGGTGATCGCTTCCGACTTGACGAACGGTAAGATGCTTGTGTTGCCTGACGATCTTCATCGATACGGTTTGAATCCGGATCGTTTTTCGGTTGCGAGGGCGGTGCGGATGAGCTGCAGCATCCCTTATTTTTTTGAACCGGTTAAACTGAAATCCTCGGCCGGCATTAGTACAGTTGTTGACGGCGGGGTGCTGAGCAATTTTCCGATTTGGCTGTTTACCGCTGAAAAAAAGCGCCCGGTTTTAGGCGTCACATTGATGCCCAATGAAAAAGAGAGGCCGAAGAAAACGATCAATAATGCGTTTGAGCTGTTCGGGGCGCTTTTTGAAACCATGAAGGAAGCGCACGATGCCAGGCATATTTCCACGAAGCATGAACGGAACGTGATTTTTTTGCCCGTGGAAGAAGTGCTGTCGACTGAATTTGCGCTTTCAGCAGAAAAAAAACTAGCTCTGATTGAGCTAGGTAAAAAACGAACAGAATTATTTTTGAAACAGTGGACGTATTAA
- the mntR gene encoding transcriptional regulator MntR, whose product MTTPSMEDYIEQIYMLIEEKGYARVSDIAEALAVHPSSVTKMVQKLDKDEYLIYEKYRGLVLTPKGKKIGKRLVYRHELLEQFLRIIGVDEEKIYDDVEGIEHHLSWNSIDRVGDLVQYFEDDRKRIDDLRSVQKRNEQENQ is encoded by the coding sequence ATGACAACACCGAGTATGGAAGATTACATAGAACAAATTTATATGCTGATAGAAGAAAAAGGATATGCCAGAGTCTCAGATATTGCAGAGGCTTTAGCCGTCCATCCCTCCTCGGTTACAAAAATGGTTCAAAAACTCGATAAAGACGAATATTTGATTTATGAGAAGTATCGCGGACTTGTGCTGACGCCTAAAGGGAAAAAAATAGGCAAGCGTTTAGTATACAGACATGAATTATTGGAGCAGTTTTTGCGAATCATTGGTGTTGACGAAGAGAAAATATATGATGATGTCGAAGGCATTGAACATCATTTAAGCTGGAACAGCATCGATCGGGTCGGAGATCTTGTGCAATACTTTGAAGACGACCGCAAAAGAATCGACGACTTGAGAAGCGTTCAAAAAAGAAATGAACAGGAAAACCAGTAA
- a CDS encoding biotin/lipoate A/B protein ligase family protein: MEKETWCFIDSGRQDPAYNMALDEALLYWHSEQKIPPTIRFYGWNPPTLSVGYFQNIEKEVDLEAVKRHGLGFVRRPTGGRGVLHDQELTYSVIVSEEHPEMPKTVTEAYRVISEGILQGFRELGLDAYFAIPRTEKEKQSLKSPRSSVCFDAPSWYELVVEGRKVAGSAQTRQKGVILQHGSILLDLDEDKLFDLFIYKNDRIRERMQRSFKEKAVAINELAAKRVTIEEASAAFKTGFEKGLNIHLEPYELSREETEFVEELARTKYVTDEWNYKR, encoded by the coding sequence ATGGAAAAGGAAACTTGGTGTTTTATCGATTCGGGGCGACAAGACCCCGCTTATAATATGGCACTTGACGAGGCGCTGCTTTATTGGCACAGCGAGCAGAAAATTCCGCCGACCATCCGCTTTTACGGATGGAATCCGCCAACGCTATCGGTCGGCTATTTTCAAAACATTGAAAAGGAAGTCGACCTCGAAGCCGTCAAAAGACACGGTTTAGGTTTTGTCAGAAGGCCGACGGGAGGAAGGGGTGTTCTCCACGATCAAGAGCTTACATATAGTGTCATCGTCTCTGAAGAACATCCGGAAATGCCGAAGACGGTGACGGAAGCCTACAGGGTTATTTCTGAGGGCATCCTTCAAGGATTCAGGGAGCTGGGGCTTGACGCGTATTTCGCTATCCCGAGAACAGAGAAAGAAAAGCAGAGCCTCAAAAGCCCGCGGTCATCCGTATGTTTTGACGCGCCTTCCTGGTATGAGCTCGTCGTCGAGGGCAGAAAGGTTGCCGGAAGCGCCCAGACGAGACAAAAAGGGGTCATTCTTCAGCACGGGTCGATTCTCCTTGATCTTGATGAAGACAAGCTGTTTGATTTGTTCATTTACAAAAACGACCGCATCAGAGAGCGCATGCAGCGAAGCTTTAAGGAGAAGGCGGTCGCCATTAATGAGCTCGCGGCCAAACGGGTGACGATTGAAGAAGCGAGCGCTGCGTTTAAAACAGGGTTTGAAAAAGGGCTGAACATCCATTTGGAGCCCTATGAACTCTCACGGGAAGAAACCGAATTTGTCGAGGAACTTGCCCGGACGAAATATGTGACAGATGAATGGAACTATAAGAGATAA
- a CDS encoding rhodanese-like domain-containing protein: protein MSTSSIIILIICAALIVYAVVSYIYQQRIMKTLTEEEFRAGYRKAQLIDVREPNEYEGGHILGARNIPLSQMKQRKAEIRPDKPVYLYCQNNVRSGRAAQMLRKHGCQEIYNLKGGFKKWSGKIKAKK from the coding sequence TTGTCTACCAGCAGTATTATCATTCTCATCATTTGCGCCGCGCTCATTGTCTATGCGGTCGTTTCATACATCTATCAGCAGCGGATTATGAAAACCTTGACAGAAGAAGAATTCAGGGCCGGTTACCGGAAGGCGCAGCTCATTGATGTGCGTGAACCGAACGAATATGAAGGCGGTCACATTTTAGGGGCACGAAACATACCGCTCTCACAGATGAAACAGCGAAAAGCTGAAATCCGCCCTGACAAACCCGTTTATCTATACTGCCAAAACAATGTCAGAAGCGGGCGCGCCGCACAGATGCTGCGCAAGCACGGCTGTCAGGAAATCTACAACCTGAAGGGCGGCTTCAAAAAGTGGAGCGGAAAAATTAAAGCAAAAAAATAA
- a CDS encoding glycine betaine ABC transporter substrate-binding protein translates to MWKKMAGIGAAAALTLGLAACGSSNNENASVGEQVDHKITGIDPGAGIMTATDKAVKDYDLSKWTVTSGSSSAMTAALKKAYDKKEPIIITGWTPHWMFAKYDLKYLKDPKGSYGDAEEIHTVTRKGFKDDHPGANKLLSQFSWTEDDMGEVMLAIQEGKKPADAAADFVKKHQDLVEKWTKGVEKADGEKIKLGYVAWDSEIASTNVVAKVLEDLGYDVTLSQVEAGPMWTGIANGSIDASTAAWLPKTHKTYAEKYEGKFEDIGTSMTGVKLGLVVPTYMKDVNSIEDLKK, encoded by the coding sequence ATGTGGAAAAAGATGGCCGGAATCGGCGCCGCGGCTGCTCTGACATTAGGGCTGGCCGCTTGCGGAAGCAGCAATAATGAAAATGCTTCAGTAGGTGAGCAGGTCGATCATAAAATTACCGGTATTGATCCGGGTGCAGGCATCATGACTGCGACGGATAAAGCGGTGAAAGACTATGATCTGAGCAAATGGACGGTAACATCTGGATCAAGCTCGGCGATGACAGCCGCCCTCAAAAAAGCGTACGACAAAAAAGAACCGATTATCATTACGGGATGGACACCGCATTGGATGTTCGCAAAATATGATCTTAAATATTTAAAAGACCCTAAAGGTTCATACGGTGATGCCGAAGAAATCCATACCGTAACACGCAAAGGATTTAAAGACGATCACCCAGGCGCAAACAAGCTGTTAAGCCAATTCAGCTGGACGGAAGATGACATGGGTGAAGTGATGCTTGCCATCCAGGAAGGCAAAAAACCTGCAGACGCTGCAGCTGATTTCGTGAAAAAACATCAAGATCTCGTTGAAAAATGGACAAAAGGCGTTGAGAAAGCCGACGGCGAAAAAATTAAGCTTGGCTATGTCGCATGGGACAGTGAAATCGCCAGCACAAATGTAGTCGCGAAAGTTCTTGAAGATCTGGGTTATGACGTCACACTCAGCCAAGTGGAAGCCGGCCCGATGTGGACTGGAATCGCAAACGGAAGCATCGATGCTTCAACAGCTGCATGGCTGCCGAAAACACACAAAACATATGCGGAAAAATATGAAGGCAAGTTTGAAGACATCGGAACAAGCATGACCGGAGTCAAACTCGGCCTAGTCGTTCCAACATATATGAAAGATGTCAATTCAATTGAAGATCTGAAGAAATAA
- the opuAB gene encoding glycine/proline betaine ABC transporter permease subunit OpuAB has protein sequence MFTLSSLPRIPLADWIDQFVDWLTMSFGGVFDGIANGLETFVDSIVQGLGMIPPVILTVIFAALVWLISKRGIALFTLIGFLIIDYLGYWDAMLETLALVVTSVLISVIIGIPVGIWGSQKKTVQRIVTPILDLMQTMPAFVYLLPAIFFFNIGVVPGVVASVIFAMPPTIRMTILGIQQVPEDLIEATEAFGSTTSQRLFKVQLPLATKTILAGINQSIMLALSMVVIASMVGAPGLGEEVYRAVTQLKTGTGVETGLAIVIIAIVLDRVTQNIKLKKNGGNA, from the coding sequence ATGTTTACACTATCCTCGCTTCCCCGCATTCCTTTGGCCGATTGGATCGATCAGTTCGTCGACTGGCTGACCATGTCGTTCGGAGGCGTGTTCGACGGAATCGCCAACGGGCTGGAAACGTTTGTTGATTCGATTGTTCAAGGGCTCGGCATGATTCCGCCGGTCATTTTGACCGTCATATTTGCCGCGCTCGTTTGGCTGATCAGCAAAAGAGGAATCGCACTTTTCACATTGATCGGATTTTTAATTATCGATTATCTCGGGTATTGGGACGCGATGCTTGAGACATTGGCGCTCGTCGTCACATCCGTTTTGATTTCCGTCATTATCGGGATTCCCGTCGGCATTTGGGGATCTCAAAAGAAAACGGTCCAAAGAATCGTTACGCCTATCCTTGATTTAATGCAGACGATGCCGGCGTTCGTTTATCTGCTTCCGGCCATTTTCTTCTTCAATATCGGGGTTGTTCCGGGTGTTGTGGCTTCCGTTATTTTTGCGATGCCTCCAACCATCCGGATGACGATCCTGGGCATTCAGCAGGTGCCTGAGGATTTGATCGAAGCAACGGAAGCATTCGGGTCGACGACAAGCCAAAGGCTCTTTAAGGTTCAGCTGCCGCTGGCGACAAAAACGATCCTTGCGGGTATCAACCAAAGCATCATGCTTGCCTTATCAATGGTTGTCATCGCCTCAATGGTGGGCGCGCCAGGACTCGGAGAAGAAGTCTACCGCGCAGTGACACAGCTGAAAACGGGAACTGGTGTTGAAACCGGCCTTGCGATTGTCATTATCGCAATCGTACTTGACCGGGTTACACAAAATATAAAACTGAAAAAAAACGGGGGGAATGCATAA
- the opuAA gene encoding glycine/proline betaine ABC transporter ATP-binding protein OpuAA, giving the protein MNLDDKPIKIKVEKVSKVFGKQTKKALQLLAAGKSKKEILKETGATVGVNQADFSVYDGEIFVIMGLSGSGKSTLVRMLNRLIEPTAGNVYIDGDMITNMSKDQLREVRRKKISMVFQKFALFPHRTILENTEYGLELQGVDKAKRQAKALESLQLVGLEGYEHQYPDQLSGGMQQRVGLARALTNDPDILLMDEAFSALDPLIRKDMQDELLDLHESVGKTIIFITHDLDEALRIGDRIALMKDGNIVQIGTPEEILMNPSNEYVEKFVEDVDLSKVLTAGHIMKRAETVPVDKGPRVALTLMKNLGISSIYAVDKHSRLLGTIDAETAKKAAEKGQPLETVISKDIRTVQHDVVLTDIFEMVSDASIPIAVVDENERMKGIIVKGALIGALAGNDQYINADHQAAEETEAVIQEVR; this is encoded by the coding sequence ATGAATTTAGATGATAAACCGATTAAAATAAAAGTCGAAAAAGTATCAAAGGTTTTCGGAAAACAGACAAAAAAAGCGCTGCAGCTGCTTGCCGCCGGCAAAAGCAAAAAAGAAATCTTAAAAGAAACCGGGGCAACCGTTGGTGTGAACCAAGCAGATTTCAGCGTGTACGATGGTGAGATATTTGTCATCATGGGTCTATCAGGGAGCGGTAAATCAACTTTGGTGCGGATGTTAAACCGCCTAATTGAACCGACTGCCGGAAATGTGTACATAGATGGTGACATGATAACAAATATGTCCAAAGACCAGCTTCGGGAAGTCCGCCGGAAAAAAATCAGCATGGTCTTCCAAAAATTCGCCCTCTTTCCGCACAGAACCATTCTGGAAAATACGGAGTATGGTTTGGAGCTTCAGGGGGTAGACAAAGCGAAACGCCAGGCAAAAGCGCTTGAATCATTACAGCTTGTCGGTCTTGAAGGATATGAACACCAATATCCGGATCAGCTGAGCGGCGGGATGCAGCAGCGCGTCGGACTTGCCCGCGCATTAACGAATGATCCCGATATTCTGCTGATGGATGAAGCATTCAGCGCTCTTGATCCGCTGATCCGCAAAGATATGCAGGATGAACTCTTGGATTTGCATGAATCTGTAGGTAAAACGATTATTTTCATCACGCACGATCTCGATGAAGCATTGCGAATCGGCGACCGCATCGCGCTGATGAAGGACGGGAACATCGTGCAAATCGGCACGCCGGAAGAAATCCTGATGAATCCATCGAACGAATATGTTGAAAAATTCGTTGAGGATGTTGATTTATCCAAAGTGCTGACGGCCGGCCACATTATGAAGCGCGCGGAAACCGTGCCCGTTGATAAAGGTCCCCGTGTTGCATTGACGCTGATGAAAAACCTGGGGATTTCATCCATTTACGCGGTTGATAAGCACAGCAGGCTCCTTGGCACAATTGATGCGGAGACTGCCAAGAAAGCGGCTGAAAAAGGCCAGCCTCTGGAAACGGTCATTTCAAAAGACATAAGGACGGTTCAACATGATGTCGTCCTCACTGACATTTTTGAAATGGTTTCAGACGCCAGCATTCCAATCGCTGTTGTCGATGAAAATGAGCGGATGAAAGGCATTATCGTTAAAGGCGCTCTGATCGGGGCCCTCGCCGGTAATGACCAATATATCAACGCAGATCATCAAGCAGCTGAAGAAACAGAAGCTGTCATCCAGGAGGTGAGATAA